From Endozoicomonas sp. 8E, the proteins below share one genomic window:
- a CDS encoding DUF4845 domain-containing protein encodes MTVAKNRQKGLSTLGWLVAIMVGGFMIMLALRVAPIYLDDYAIKKVLTSLDARPGIEEADVDQVREWLNKGLLTNRVQLAREESSVLRDKGQSVAVEINYERRVHLIHNADLVLTFEHNWNAKTQ; translated from the coding sequence ATGACCGTTGCAAAAAACAGACAAAAAGGATTGAGTACTTTGGGCTGGCTGGTAGCTATAATGGTCGGTGGTTTTATGATCATGTTGGCTCTCAGGGTGGCACCCATCTATCTGGATGATTACGCCATCAAGAAAGTGCTGACGTCCCTTGATGCCAGACCAGGTATTGAGGAAGCGGATGTAGATCAGGTAAGAGAATGGCTCAACAAGGGGCTGTTGACTAACCGGGTGCAACTGGCCAGGGAGGAATCCAGTGTTCTTCGGGATAAAGGCCAGTCGGTGGCGGTTGAAATCAATTATGAGCGTCGTGTACATCTGATACATAACGCTGATCTTGTATTAACTTTTGAACATAACTGGAACGCTAAAACTCAGTGA
- a CDS encoding DegQ family serine endoprotease has translation MNRVNLLFRNFIYFLSLSLLSVQMVKATELPDFNRLFEEASPAVVNISTLATPKQGRGQIYGPGGEELPEIFRRYFGLPMPEAPSGKPQPMSLGSGFIISNDGYILTNNHVVQGADKIIVRLHDRSEKEARLIGADKRSDLALLKIDSNVNLPAVKMGNSEDIKPGQWVAAIGSPFNFEYSITKGIVSALDRSLPSDAYVPFIQTDVPINPGNSGGPLFNMKGEVIGINSQIFTRSGGFMGLSFAIPSDHVEWAVDQLKDKGYVSRGWLGVAIQEVDRDLAESFGLEKPMGALISQIVPSGPADKAKLQPGDIITRVNGREIMRSGALPMAIGVIRPGDKASLELIREGKKKIVKVEVGELPDEQSQGSERPQSSDIKKNRLGIQVEALNDDYRNKLNLDKGVKGVVVTGEISGVGRSIGLRKGDVITDLNNDRIQSVKDLNKVVADLPVDRPVSMRVIRGGQSGYITFRLTE, from the coding sequence ATGAACAGGGTCAACCTTCTCTTCAGGAACTTTATTTATTTTCTGAGTCTCTCGCTGCTTTCGGTACAAATGGTTAAGGCCACAGAGTTACCGGACTTTAACCGATTGTTTGAAGAGGCCTCGCCCGCAGTCGTTAATATCAGCACACTTGCGACACCAAAACAGGGGCGTGGACAGATTTATGGTCCGGGCGGCGAAGAGTTGCCCGAGATATTTCGTCGCTATTTTGGTTTGCCCATGCCTGAGGCGCCTTCTGGTAAGCCTCAGCCAATGTCCCTGGGTTCCGGGTTTATCATCTCTAACGATGGCTATATCCTTACTAACAATCATGTGGTTCAGGGTGCAGACAAAATCATCGTCAGACTGCATGATCGCAGTGAGAAGGAAGCCAGGCTGATTGGTGCCGACAAACGCTCTGATCTTGCGTTACTTAAAATTGACAGTAATGTCAATTTACCCGCAGTGAAGATGGGTAACTCGGAAGATATTAAACCGGGACAATGGGTAGCAGCTATTGGATCACCCTTTAACTTTGAGTACTCCATCACCAAAGGCATTGTCAGTGCTCTCGACAGAAGTCTGCCCAGCGACGCCTATGTTCCATTCATTCAGACAGATGTGCCGATTAACCCGGGTAATTCCGGTGGTCCGCTGTTTAACATGAAGGGTGAAGTGATTGGTATCAATTCCCAGATTTTTACCCGCTCCGGTGGTTTCATGGGTTTGTCTTTCGCTATTCCTTCGGACCATGTTGAATGGGCTGTTGATCAGCTTAAGGATAAAGGCTACGTCTCCCGTGGCTGGCTGGGAGTAGCTATTCAGGAAGTGGATCGCGATCTGGCGGAGTCCTTTGGTCTTGAAAAGCCAATGGGGGCTCTAATCAGTCAGATTGTGCCCAGTGGACCAGCGGACAAAGCCAAGTTGCAACCAGGCGATATCATTACCCGGGTCAATGGTCGTGAGATCATGAGATCTGGTGCTCTTCCCATGGCAATTGGTGTTATCAGGCCGGGAGACAAGGCATCACTTGAGTTGATTCGTGAAGGCAAGAAAAAAATCGTCAAGGTGGAAGTCGGTGAGTTGCCTGACGAGCAGAGTCAGGGCTCAGAACGTCCTCAAAGCTCAGACATTAAAAAGAACCGCCTGGGCATCCAGGTCGAAGCCCTGAATGATGACTATCGCAACAAGTTGAACCTTGACAAGGGTGTTAAAGGAGTGGTGGTAACGGGTGAGATTTCAGGTGTGGGTCGATCCATTGGTCTTCGTAAAGGGGATGTGATCACAGATCTGAATAATGACCGTATTCAATCAGTTAAGGACCTTAACAAGGTGGTGGCTGATCTTCCTGTAGATCGCCCGGTTTCCATGAGGGTAATTCGTGGTGGGCAGTCGGGCTACATCACATTCCGGCTGACCGAATAA
- the rnc gene encoding ribonuclease III translates to MKTDELARLESRLGYTFSDRNRLELALTHRSCGSRNNERLEFLGDSIVNFVIAEALFERFPDAREGQLSRLRARMVRGATLAEIGREFQLGDSLRLGSGELKSGGYRRESILADAVEAIIGAIYLDAGMETCRERIRSWFTDRLAGLSVSDQQNKDPKTRLQEFLQARQNPLPKYRVLNIEGDAHDQVFTVVCELESLDITSEGQGPSRRGAEQQAARFALEKLRVDNQ, encoded by the coding sequence GTGAAGACTGATGAACTTGCCCGGCTGGAAAGTCGGCTGGGCTATACATTTTCTGATCGTAACCGGCTGGAGTTGGCTCTGACCCACAGAAGCTGTGGCAGTCGTAATAATGAACGACTGGAATTCCTTGGGGATTCCATCGTTAACTTTGTCATCGCAGAAGCTCTGTTTGAGCGCTTTCCTGATGCTCGGGAAGGCCAGCTCAGCCGACTGCGTGCCCGTATGGTACGAGGGGCGACATTGGCTGAAATTGGCCGTGAATTCCAGTTGGGAGACTCTCTGCGACTGGGTTCGGGTGAGTTGAAGAGTGGCGGTTACCGTCGCGAATCCATTCTGGCGGATGCGGTAGAGGCAATTATTGGTGCCATCTATCTGGATGCTGGCATGGAAACTTGTCGTGAGCGTATTCGCAGCTGGTTTACTGATCGTCTGGCTGGGCTCTCTGTCTCCGATCAGCAGAACAAGGACCCTAAAACCCGTCTGCAAGAGTTCCTTCAGGCTCGTCAGAATCCACTGCCAAAATACCGGGTGTTGAATATTGAAGGTGATGCTCATGATCAGGTGTTCACTGTGGTTTGTGAGCTGGAAAGTCTGGACATAACCAGTGAAGGTCAGGGGCCCAGTCGTCGAGGGGCAGAGCAGCAGGCTGCTCGTTTTGCATTGGAAAAACTGCGAGTAGATAATCAATGA
- the lepB gene encoding signal peptidase I, with translation MDINFPLLLVLAVFITGLVALFDRLVLLPKRKLAIENFKSSSGSEPDGETLASLEKEPSIVETSKSIFPVLALVLVVRSFLFEPFQIPSGSMIPTLQVGDFILVNKFEYGLRLPVIGTKIVSINEPQRGDVMVFKEPQNPNINFIKRVIGIPGDEIRYLNKKLTINGKPVPEKYIAQLRDESRAYQLFEETIGSKSFEIRKDLGVRSLRAEGVWIIPQGQYFMMGDNRDRSNDSRYWGTVPEKNIVGKAVYIWMHWPSWTQLPGFKNNGTIN, from the coding sequence ATGGATATTAATTTTCCACTGCTGTTGGTTCTGGCGGTTTTTATTACGGGTCTGGTTGCGCTGTTTGACAGGCTGGTTCTATTGCCCAAAAGAAAGCTGGCCATAGAAAACTTCAAATCCAGTTCGGGTTCTGAGCCGGACGGGGAGACCCTGGCCAGTCTGGAGAAAGAGCCCAGTATTGTTGAGACCTCAAAGTCGATATTTCCGGTTCTGGCTCTGGTGTTGGTGGTGCGGTCTTTTCTCTTTGAGCCCTTTCAGATTCCTTCCGGTTCCATGATACCTACCCTTCAGGTGGGAGACTTTATTTTGGTAAACAAGTTTGAATACGGACTTCGTCTACCGGTCATTGGTACCAAAATTGTTTCCATCAATGAGCCTCAGCGTGGCGATGTTATGGTCTTCAAGGAGCCACAGAATCCGAATATCAATTTCATCAAACGGGTGATTGGTATACCGGGAGATGAAATTCGCTATTTGAACAAGAAGCTCACCATCAATGGCAAGCCAGTTCCCGAGAAATACATCGCACAACTGAGAGATGAAAGTCGTGCTTATCAGTTGTTTGAAGAGACCATTGGTAGCAAAAGCTTCGAGATTCGCAAGGATTTGGGCGTGAGAAGTCTGCGAGCTGAAGGTGTCTGGATCATTCCCCAGGGGCAGTATTTCATGATGGGGGATAATCGGGATCGCAGTAACGACAGTCGATACTGGGGAACCGTGCCTGAGAAAAATATTGTTGGTAAGGCCGTTTATATCTGGATGCACTGGCCAAGCTGGACTCAGCTGCCCGGTTTCAAGAATAATGGAACAATAAATTAA
- a CDS encoding MucB/RseB C-terminal domain-containing protein, whose amino-acid sequence MKGIRLNRVRLLPLLLVLLAVTMGQSFADGESSKSGNPSSKPVGQSSKPADTPEKWLETMIQATQNLTYRGHFVYQQGANLETLAVTHTLQKVNGKSEELESIAYLDGSPRKMVRQGNNITFASAGREPARFEHESLVSMVGRFTSGHFDKHYKLKPAALDRVAGREAVQLLVVPTDRFRYGYQLWLDRRTGLLLKSVMVDREGRIIERMQFTSLEFPKELTSQELERLKRKLPESAGKKVVKLSSKSVPEKAEWKWEAGWIPEGFSPRGHSSRNSAVSNQKVDTVNFSDGLASFSVFVEPDETRVLSQATEQIGSMAAVSKVFRNGEKYFHVTVLGEIPLGTAERIAVSVRPREQSRKADK is encoded by the coding sequence ATGAAAGGAATTCGATTGAACAGGGTGCGTTTACTGCCATTACTGCTGGTTTTGCTGGCAGTAACAATGGGTCAGTCTTTTGCTGACGGGGAGTCGTCAAAATCGGGCAATCCGTCATCAAAACCTGTCGGCCAGTCATCTAAGCCTGCCGATACGCCCGAAAAGTGGTTGGAAACCATGATTCAGGCCACTCAAAATCTTACCTATCGTGGACACTTTGTTTACCAACAGGGTGCTAATCTGGAAACCCTGGCAGTTACGCACACGCTTCAGAAAGTGAATGGTAAGTCAGAAGAGCTGGAGAGTATTGCTTACCTTGATGGATCACCCAGAAAGATGGTTCGTCAGGGAAACAATATTACTTTTGCCAGCGCTGGAAGAGAGCCTGCAAGGTTTGAGCACGAGTCTCTGGTTTCTATGGTGGGGCGTTTTACTTCCGGTCATTTTGACAAACATTACAAACTGAAGCCAGCCGCTCTGGACAGAGTGGCGGGCCGGGAGGCCGTTCAGCTGCTGGTGGTGCCAACGGACCGGTTTCGTTACGGTTATCAATTATGGCTGGATCGTCGAACCGGTCTGCTGCTCAAGTCCGTTATGGTTGACAGAGAAGGCAGGATCATCGAGAGAATGCAGTTTACCAGCCTTGAATTTCCGAAAGAGTTGACTTCGCAAGAGTTGGAGCGCTTAAAACGAAAGCTGCCTGAATCAGCGGGTAAGAAAGTAGTGAAACTGAGTAGTAAATCAGTCCCTGAAAAGGCTGAATGGAAGTGGGAAGCTGGCTGGATACCTGAAGGCTTTTCACCTCGTGGTCACAGCAGTAGAAACTCAGCTGTCAGTAATCAAAAGGTGGATACTGTGAACTTTTCTGATGGATTGGCCAGTTTTTCAGTATTTGTTGAGCCGGACGAAACCCGGGTATTGAGTCAAGCTACTGAGCAGATCGGTTCTATGGCGGCAGTATCCAAAGTCTTTCGTAACGGTGAAAAGTATTTTCATGTCACTGTCCTGGGTGAGATTCCACTGGGTACGGCCGAGAGGATAGCGGTTTCAGTTCGCCCCAGGGAGCAGAGTCGGAAGGCAGATAAATGA
- a CDS encoding sigma-E factor negative regulatory protein — MSEKTPHNHARERLNESLSAAMDGEAGEFELRRVLDNIGSDEHLRGKARRYQIAGDVLRRESNEFMDIDLSAGIRDRLEAEPSHSVAKERSVTGHGVLKGVGHWWSKAGRVAVAASVALAVLLGVKNYNTSPETLPLVTSVTDQTTLLQPVQIMHNGYGAAGIQAGYNSRQHDSITPEQLAQAQRVADRAIKERFRAYALQHAEMSAMNSGQGILPFARLTTFESQ; from the coding sequence ATGAGTGAGAAGACACCTCACAATCATGCCCGGGAAAGGTTGAATGAGTCACTGTCCGCAGCGATGGATGGTGAAGCTGGAGAGTTTGAACTGCGTCGGGTGCTTGATAATATCGGCAGTGATGAACATCTGCGGGGCAAAGCTCGCAGATATCAGATAGCAGGTGACGTGCTGCGGCGAGAAAGCAACGAATTTATGGATATCGATCTGTCAGCCGGTATTCGTGACCGATTAGAGGCTGAGCCGTCTCATTCTGTGGCTAAAGAAAGATCGGTAACCGGTCACGGCGTCTTGAAGGGTGTTGGGCATTGGTGGTCTAAAGCGGGTCGGGTAGCGGTGGCTGCTTCTGTTGCATTGGCTGTGTTGCTGGGTGTAAAAAATTACAACACCTCTCCGGAGACTTTACCTCTGGTGACATCGGTAACTGATCAAACGACACTGTTGCAGCCAGTGCAGATCATGCATAATGGCTATGGTGCTGCCGGGATCCAGGCGGGATACAACTCTCGTCAACATGACAGCATTACCCCGGAACAACTTGCACAGGCCCAGAGAGTTGCAGACAGGGCTATCAAGGAACGTTTCAGGGCTTATGCACTTCAGCATGCTGAAATGAGTGCCATGAATTCAGGACAGGGAATCCTCCCTTTTGCACGCTTGACGACTTTTGAGTCACAATGA
- the nadB gene encoding L-aspartate oxidase, with protein sequence MHPILDYDVVIIGSGAAGLTLALHLDSQLQVAILSKGELMAGSSAGAQGGVAAVLDTQQDSLDKHIEDTLVAGAGLCRESTVRHVVEQGNASIQWLINQGVPFTREEEDEKNFNFHLTREGGHSTRRIIHAADATGRAISETLIDKARKQPNIHLYEHHLAIDVVSTNKLGLDEQRCVGVYVLDIHSDQVKLFRGRAQAIASGGASKAYLFTTNSDGASGDGIAMAWRAGCRVANLEFNQFHPTCLFHPKAKSFLISEAVRGEGGLLVRPDGTRFMDDYDHRGELAPRDIVARAIDHEMKKLGADCLFLDISHRPRDFITSHFPNIYERCLEYGIDMTREPLPIVPAAHYTCGGILVDLNGQTDLPGLYAIGECSFTGLHGANRLASNSLLECFVSARSCAENINHTIADQPPCPEIPVWDDSLVSDSDENVVISHNWDELRRFMWDYVGIVRTTKRLLRARNRSRLLQHEIHDFYSNFKISNDLIELRNLSQVAELIIECALSRQESRGLHFNLDFPFTQDHSKETTLIPENFVPENAIKF encoded by the coding sequence ATGCATCCAATACTTGACTATGACGTAGTAATCATTGGCAGTGGCGCAGCGGGACTGACACTGGCACTGCACCTGGACAGCCAACTGCAAGTCGCCATTCTCAGTAAGGGCGAGTTAATGGCCGGCTCTTCAGCCGGAGCCCAGGGTGGTGTCGCTGCTGTTCTGGACACACAACAAGACAGTCTGGACAAACACATAGAAGATACACTCGTTGCAGGTGCCGGACTCTGCAGGGAGTCCACTGTCAGGCACGTTGTAGAACAGGGTAATGCCAGCATCCAGTGGTTGATTAACCAGGGTGTCCCCTTTACCCGTGAAGAAGAAGATGAAAAAAACTTTAACTTTCACCTGACCCGTGAAGGCGGTCACAGCACCAGAAGAATTATTCATGCCGCCGATGCGACCGGCAGAGCCATTTCAGAAACCCTGATCGACAAAGCCAGAAAACAACCCAACATTCATCTCTATGAACACCACCTGGCCATTGATGTCGTTTCTACCAACAAACTGGGCCTGGATGAGCAAAGGTGCGTCGGGGTCTATGTGCTGGATATTCATTCAGACCAGGTAAAACTGTTCCGTGGACGTGCACAGGCTATTGCCAGTGGCGGAGCCAGCAAAGCCTATCTTTTTACCACTAATAGCGATGGTGCCAGCGGAGATGGTATTGCCATGGCTTGGCGTGCGGGCTGCCGGGTTGCCAATCTGGAGTTCAACCAGTTTCATCCCACCTGTCTGTTCCATCCCAAGGCCAAGTCCTTCCTGATATCAGAAGCGGTCCGTGGAGAAGGTGGTTTGCTGGTTCGTCCTGATGGAACCCGCTTTATGGATGACTACGACCACCGTGGCGAGCTGGCCCCCCGGGATATTGTTGCCAGAGCCATTGATCATGAAATGAAAAAGCTGGGTGCAGACTGTCTGTTTCTGGATATCAGTCACAGGCCACGGGATTTTATCACTTCCCACTTTCCGAATATTTATGAGCGGTGTCTGGAATACGGGATTGATATGACCCGTGAACCTCTCCCCATCGTTCCGGCGGCCCACTACACCTGCGGTGGCATTCTTGTAGACCTTAACGGTCAAACGGACCTTCCGGGACTTTACGCCATCGGCGAATGTTCATTTACCGGCCTGCATGGTGCTAATCGTCTGGCCAGCAACTCACTGCTGGAATGTTTCGTCAGCGCCAGAAGTTGTGCCGAAAACATCAACCACACCATCGCTGATCAACCGCCCTGCCCTGAAATTCCGGTGTGGGACGACAGCCTGGTGAGCGACTCTGATGAAAATGTTGTCATCTCACACAACTGGGACGAACTCAGACGCTTCATGTGGGACTACGTTGGCATTGTCAGAACGACCAAACGCCTGCTTAGAGCCAGAAACCGCTCCAGATTGTTACAGCATGAGATTCATGATTTTTACAGCAACTTCAAGATTAGCAATGACTTGATTGAATTGAGAAATCTATCTCAGGTTGCGGAATTGATTATTGAATGCGCTCTTTCCCGGCAAGAGTCACGGGGATTGCATTTCAATCTGGACTTCCCCTTCACACAGGATCACAGCAAGGAAACTACCCTGATACCGGAAAATTTTGTACCGGAAAACGCCATTAAGTTTTAA
- the lepA gene encoding translation elongation factor 4: MSDLSHIRNFSIIAHIDHGKSTLADRFIQTCGGLSDREMQAQVLDSMELERERGITIKAQSVTLDYTAKDGITYQLNFIDTPGHVDFSYEVSRSLSACEGALLVVDAAQGVEAQSVANCYTAIEQGLEVMPVLNKMDLPQAEPERVAQEIEEIIGIDALDAVRCSAKSGLGIDDVLERLVQTIPAPEGDVDGELQALIIDSWFDNYLGIVSLVRVKNGTLKKGDKVLVKSTGQTHGVDNVGIFSPKMDATGELKAGEVGYVIAGIKDIHGAPVGDTLTLAKTPGVEELPGFQKVKPQVYAGLFPVSSDDFESFREALEKLSLNDASLFYEPESSDALGFGFRCGFLGMLHMEIIQERLEREYNLDLITTAPTVIYEVELKNGDLVEVDNPSKLPDPAGIQEIREPIVQANILVPQDYLGNVISLCVERRGVQKDMQFTGSQVAITYDMPMNEVVLDFFDRLKSVSRGFASLDYSFDRFEMANMVKLDILINGEKVDALALIAHRDHAVSRGRSLAEKMKEIIPRQMFDVAIQAAVGGQICARTTVKALRKNVTAKCYGGDASRKRKLLEKQKAGKKRMKQVGRVEIPQEAFLAVLKVDK; this comes from the coding sequence GTGAGCGACTTAAGTCATATCAGGAATTTCTCTATTATTGCCCATATCGACCACGGTAAGTCGACGCTGGCAGATCGCTTTATCCAGACCTGCGGAGGGTTAAGTGATCGTGAAATGCAAGCCCAGGTTCTCGACTCCATGGAGCTTGAGCGTGAGCGTGGTATTACCATCAAGGCTCAGAGTGTCACTCTGGACTATACCGCCAAAGACGGTATCACCTACCAGTTGAATTTTATTGATACACCCGGGCATGTAGACTTTTCCTATGAAGTTTCACGTTCTCTTTCTGCCTGTGAAGGTGCTCTACTGGTAGTGGATGCTGCTCAGGGCGTTGAAGCTCAGTCTGTGGCAAACTGCTACACCGCAATCGAGCAAGGTCTGGAAGTAATGCCCGTGCTAAATAAAATGGATCTGCCTCAGGCAGAACCTGAGCGAGTAGCGCAGGAAATCGAAGAAATTATCGGTATTGATGCCCTGGATGCAGTACGCTGCTCTGCCAAGAGTGGTCTGGGTATTGACGATGTGCTTGAACGTCTGGTTCAGACTATTCCTGCTCCAGAAGGTGATGTCGACGGTGAGTTGCAGGCCCTGATTATTGATTCATGGTTTGATAATTATCTCGGTATTGTATCTCTGGTCCGTGTCAAGAATGGTACCTTGAAGAAAGGTGACAAGGTGCTTGTCAAATCGACTGGCCAGACTCACGGCGTGGATAATGTGGGTATCTTCTCTCCAAAGATGGACGCTACTGGTGAACTGAAAGCGGGTGAAGTTGGCTATGTTATTGCCGGCATCAAGGATATTCATGGAGCACCTGTAGGCGATACCCTGACGCTGGCAAAAACACCTGGTGTTGAGGAACTACCAGGTTTTCAGAAGGTCAAACCTCAAGTTTATGCAGGTCTTTTCCCGGTCAGCTCTGACGACTTTGAGTCTTTCCGTGAAGCTCTGGAAAAACTGAGTCTTAATGACGCTTCTCTTTTCTACGAGCCTGAAAGCAGTGATGCCCTTGGCTTTGGTTTCCGCTGTGGCTTCCTCGGTATGCTGCATATGGAGATCATTCAGGAACGTCTTGAACGTGAATATAACCTGGATCTGATTACTACTGCACCAACTGTTATCTACGAAGTAGAGCTGAAAAATGGTGATCTGGTGGAGGTTGATAACCCTTCCAAACTACCAGATCCAGCTGGTATCCAGGAAATCAGGGAGCCCATCGTTCAGGCAAATATTCTGGTTCCCCAGGATTATCTGGGTAACGTGATCTCCCTGTGTGTTGAGCGTCGGGGAGTTCAGAAAGACATGCAGTTCACTGGCAGCCAGGTAGCAATAACCTATGATATGCCTATGAACGAGGTGGTTCTCGACTTCTTTGATCGTCTGAAGTCTGTTAGTCGCGGTTTTGCGTCTTTGGATTACAGTTTTGATCGTTTTGAAATGGCCAACATGGTGAAGCTGGATATTCTGATCAATGGTGAGAAAGTTGATGCGCTGGCTCTGATTGCTCATAGAGATCATGCTGTCTCCAGAGGTCGTTCACTGGCTGAAAAGATGAAAGAGATCATTCCGCGTCAGATGTTTGATGTGGCCATTCAGGCTGCAGTAGGTGGTCAGATCTGTGCACGGACCACTGTTAAGGCGCTGCGCAAGAATGTCACTGCGAAATGTTACGGTGGTGATGCTTCTCGTAAGCGTAAGCTGCTTGAGAAGCAGAAAGCAGGTAAGAAACGGATGAAGCAGGTGGGGCGGGTTGAAATCCCTCAGGAAGCTTTTCTTGCTGTACTTAAGGTTGATAAATAA
- a CDS encoding SoxR reducing system RseC family protein: MIEEEGRVVAVEQGTVWVETIRKSTCSSCSVRNGCGQNLLEKYRSNKHQSYIQAINDFSIEENDQVIIGIPESALMRASFLVYLMPLAGMMGALWLATAVGWNDFFTALSAMTGLAAGFVPVRMLGQSTSDLCRVRVIKVLPRKVVGSELITIDQSWSA; this comes from the coding sequence ATGATTGAGGAAGAAGGCAGGGTTGTGGCTGTTGAGCAGGGAACTGTCTGGGTAGAAACCATTCGCAAAAGCACCTGTTCGAGTTGTAGTGTTCGTAATGGCTGTGGTCAGAATCTGCTTGAAAAGTACCGCTCCAATAAACATCAGTCGTATATCCAGGCGATCAATGACTTCTCCATTGAAGAGAATGATCAGGTCATTATAGGTATACCTGAAAGTGCGCTGATGAGAGCTTCGTTTCTGGTATATCTGATGCCGCTGGCAGGTATGATGGGGGCACTCTGGCTGGCCACGGCTGTTGGCTGGAATGATTTTTTTACCGCCTTGTCTGCTATGACAGGCCTCGCTGCGGGGTTTGTTCCTGTGCGTATGCTGGGTCAATCAACCAGTGACCTGTGTCGCGTCAGGGTGATAAAGGTACTGCCCCGCAAGGTAGTCGGATCTGAACTCATCACAATCGATCAGTCCTGGTCTGCATAA
- the rpoE gene encoding RNA polymerase sigma factor RpoE, with product MVEQPQADKQLVERVQKGDKAAFDMLVLKYQHRVLGLVGSYVTDYQEVQDVAQETFIKAYRAIDKFRGDSSFYTWLYRIAVNTAKNHLVARGRKIPESEIDVHDADFLDTATSIRMVDTPERNLYRDEIERVIHDVIRRLPDELRTAVVLREFDGLSYDEIANVMDCPVGTVRSRIFRAREAIDKEVEPLLRRGR from the coding sequence ATGGTAGAACAACCACAGGCGGACAAGCAGCTCGTAGAGCGCGTTCAGAAAGGCGATAAAGCGGCTTTCGATATGCTGGTGCTCAAGTATCAGCATCGTGTACTGGGTCTGGTGGGTAGTTACGTTACTGACTATCAGGAAGTGCAGGATGTAGCTCAGGAAACTTTTATTAAGGCCTACCGGGCAATAGACAAGTTTCGCGGCGACAGTTCTTTTTATACCTGGCTGTATCGGATTGCTGTGAACACGGCCAAGAATCATCTGGTTGCCAGGGGGCGCAAGATTCCGGAGTCTGAGATTGATGTTCATGACGCGGATTTTCTGGACACTGCAACGTCTATTCGAATGGTTGATACCCCCGAGAGAAATCTTTACCGGGATGAAATTGAACGGGTTATCCATGATGTGATCCGTCGTCTGCCGGATGAGTTGCGAACGGCTGTCGTGCTGAGAGAGTTTGATGGTCTCAGCTATGACGAAATTGCTAATGTCATGGATTGTCCCGTCGGTACTGTAAGATCTAGAATCTTCCGTGCCAGAGAGGCGATCGATAAGGAAGTCGAGCCACTTTTGCGTCGCGGTCGATAG